A window of the Deltaproteobacteria bacterium genome harbors these coding sequences:
- the rpsJ gene encoding 30S ribosomal protein S10, which yields MNEKIRIRLKAYDYRVLDQSVGEIVETVKRTGGRVAGPIPLPTRIERFTVNRSPHVDKKSREQFEMRTHKRLLDILEPTQQTIDALGKLDLAAGVDVEIKLQ from the coding sequence GTGAACGAAAAAATCCGTATTCGACTCAAGGCCTACGACTACCGGGTCCTGGACCAGTCCGTGGGCGAGATCGTCGAGACCGTCAAGCGAACGGGCGGCCGGGTCGCCGGTCCCATCCCGCTGCCGACACGCATCGAAAGGTTCACGGTGAATCGATCTCCACACGTGGACAAGAAGTCGCGGGAGCAGTTCGAGATGCGCACGCACAAGCGGCTACTGGACATTCTCGAACCCACGCAGCAGACCATCGACGCCCTGGGCAAACTGGATCTAGCCGCCGGCGTCGACGTGGAGATCAAGCTTCAATAG
- the rpmC gene encoding 50S ribosomal protein L29 produces the protein MQAKEMRDLGLDELQQKRTEFKDEIFHLTLRRATGQLESPMKLRQSRRDLARLETIVGELRRAAERKDDHE, from the coding sequence ATGCAGGCCAAGGAAATGCGGGACTTGGGTCTCGACGAGTTGCAGCAGAAGCGCACGGAGTTCAAGGACGAGATCTTCCACCTGACCCTGCGGCGTGCCACGGGGCAGTTGGAGAGCCCCATGAAGCTGCGCCAGTCGCGCCGCGATCTGGCACGCCTCGAGACGATCGTGGGAGAGCTCCGGCGCGCCGCGGAGCGGAAAGACGATCATGAGTGA
- the rplD gene encoding 50S ribosomal protein L4: MELRRVEPELPESIFGVPVRPHLLHQAVVMQLNNRRAGTASTKTRGEVQGSGRKPWRQKGSGRARAGSVRSPIWVGGGTAFGPAPRDYSYRIPKSARRQALLSALSLKSQEEKVVVVEPADVSEIKTRLMAEAVAALGVESALIVIAERDDRMELSARNLPHVKVLRAEGLNVYDLLRFEHLVLTRDALGKIEERFSQ, translated from the coding sequence ATGGAACTGCGTCGAGTCGAGCCCGAGCTTCCGGAATCCATCTTCGGCGTCCCGGTGCGTCCCCACCTGTTGCACCAGGCGGTGGTCATGCAGTTGAACAACCGGCGCGCGGGCACGGCTTCCACCAAGACCCGCGGCGAGGTGCAGGGCAGCGGCAGGAAGCCTTGGCGCCAGAAGGGCTCGGGAAGAGCCCGCGCGGGCAGCGTGCGTTCGCCCATCTGGGTCGGAGGCGGCACCGCGTTCGGTCCCGCCCCGCGCGACTACTCGTACCGCATCCCGAAGTCGGCGCGCCGTCAGGCGTTGCTCTCGGCCCTCAGCCTGAAGTCCCAGGAAGAAAAGGTCGTGGTGGTGGAGCCCGCCGACGTATCCGAGATCAAGACCCGGCTCATGGCCGAGGCCGTGGCCGCGTTGGGGGTTGAAAGCGCGCTGATCGTCATCGCGGAAAGGGACGATCGGATGGAGTTGTCGGCGCGAAACCTGCCGCACGTCAAGGTCTTGAGGGCAGAGGGACTGAACGTCTACGATCTGCTCCGCTTCGAGCATCTGGTGCTGACCCGGGACGCGCTGGGGAAGATCGAGGAGAGGTTCTCGCAATGA
- the fusA gene encoding elongation factor G → MSRQIPLDRTRNIGIMAHIDAGKTTTTERVLFYTGINYKLGEVHDGTATMDWMVQEQERGITITSAATTCHWHDHRINIIDTPGHVDFTIEVERSLRVLDGAIAVFCSVGGVEPQTETVWRQADKYGVPRIAYINKMDRVGADFFRVVKMIEDRLGARPLITQLPVGAEDHFQGVVDLVRMKALLWDNENLGASYREAPIPEELRAQADDYRDLLLETLSDCDDEIMTAYLQGEEISEERLVRAIRGAGLKLDLVPVLCGAAFRNKGVQPLLDAVVDYLPSPLDVPPIRGTVPDRGDDAVRETSDDAPFAALAFKIMADPFVGTLTFFRVYSGSRSSGSFVYNASTGQRERVGRILKMHANKREEIDEVCAGDIAAAVGLRSAKTGDTLCDEAHPILLESIDFPEPVIAIAIEPKSRDDQERLATSLQKLAKEDPSFRVNVDQETGQTLISGMGELHLEVIVDRLLREFKVGANVGKPQVAYKETIRRAVDQEGRFVRQSGGRGQFGHVYLRLEPQPTGTGFEFVSAIKGGTIPQEYIPAVKNGVVQAMSNGGLVGYPVVDVKVTLLDGSYHDVDSSEMAFTIAGSMAFKEGLGKASPVLLEPVMDVEVVVPEEFMGDVIGDISSRRGKVQGMTSKGNSQVIEARVPLSRMFGYATDLRSRTQGRATYTMQFSRYEEVPEGVIDDRAVREARA, encoded by the coding sequence ATGAGCAGACAGATACCACTCGACCGGACCCGCAACATCGGGATCATGGCCCACATCGATGCCGGCAAGACCACCACGACGGAGCGCGTGTTGTTCTACACCGGCATCAACTACAAGCTGGGGGAAGTGCACGACGGCACCGCGACCATGGACTGGATGGTCCAGGAGCAGGAGCGCGGGATCACCATCACGTCGGCGGCCACCACTTGTCACTGGCATGACCACCGGATCAACATCATCGATACCCCCGGCCACGTGGACTTCACCATCGAGGTCGAGCGTTCGTTGCGGGTGCTGGACGGGGCCATCGCGGTGTTCTGCTCCGTGGGAGGGGTCGAGCCCCAGACCGAAACCGTATGGCGGCAGGCCGACAAGTACGGCGTCCCGCGCATCGCGTACATCAACAAGATGGACCGCGTCGGCGCCGACTTTTTCCGGGTAGTGAAGATGATCGAGGACAGGCTCGGAGCCCGGCCGCTGATCACCCAGCTCCCGGTGGGAGCGGAAGACCACTTCCAGGGAGTGGTGGATCTGGTGCGGATGAAGGCCCTCCTCTGGGACAATGAGAATCTCGGCGCCAGCTACCGCGAAGCACCCATACCGGAGGAGTTGCGCGCCCAGGCGGACGATTATCGCGATCTGCTGCTGGAGACGCTGTCCGATTGCGACGACGAGATCATGACCGCCTATCTCCAGGGCGAGGAAATCTCCGAGGAGCGGCTGGTCCGGGCCATTCGCGGCGCCGGGCTGAAGCTGGACCTCGTGCCGGTGCTGTGCGGCGCGGCCTTCCGCAACAAGGGCGTACAGCCGTTGCTGGACGCGGTCGTGGACTATCTTCCGTCGCCGCTCGACGTTCCGCCGATCCGCGGGACGGTGCCCGACCGCGGCGACGACGCCGTGCGCGAGACCTCCGATGACGCGCCGTTCGCCGCCTTGGCCTTCAAGATCATGGCGGATCCGTTCGTGGGAACGCTGACCTTCTTCCGGGTCTATTCGGGAAGCCGGAGTTCCGGGTCGTTCGTCTACAACGCATCCACCGGCCAGCGCGAGCGTGTCGGCCGCATTCTCAAGATGCACGCCAACAAGCGCGAGGAGATCGACGAGGTCTGCGCCGGAGACATCGCCGCCGCCGTCGGCCTGCGCAGCGCCAAGACCGGCGACACGCTGTGCGACGAAGCCCACCCCATCCTCCTCGAATCCATCGATTTCCCCGAACCCGTCATTGCCATCGCCATCGAGCCCAAGTCCCGCGACGACCAGGAGCGGCTTGCCACCTCCCTGCAGAAGCTCGCCAAGGAGGACCCTTCCTTCCGGGTGAACGTCGACCAGGAGACCGGGCAGACCCTGATTTCGGGGATGGGCGAGTTGCATCTCGAGGTGATCGTCGACCGGTTGCTGCGGGAGTTCAAGGTGGGCGCCAACGTGGGCAAGCCCCAGGTGGCCTACAAGGAGACGATCCGGCGCGCGGTGGACCAGGAGGGACGGTTCGTGCGGCAGTCGGGCGGCCGCGGGCAGTTCGGCCACGTGTACCTGCGCCTGGAGCCTCAACCCACGGGCACCGGATTCGAGTTCGTCAGCGCCATCAAGGGCGGCACCATTCCTCAGGAGTACATCCCCGCGGTCAAGAACGGCGTCGTCCAGGCCATGAGCAACGGCGGCTTGGTGGGATATCCGGTGGTGGACGTCAAGGTGACGCTGCTCGACGGCAGCTACCATGATGTGGACTCCTCGGAAATGGCGTTCACCATCGCCGGCTCCATGGCGTTCAAGGAGGGGCTGGGCAAGGCCTCGCCGGTGCTGCTGGAGCCGGTGATGGACGTGGAAGTGGTGGTGCCGGAGGAGTTCATGGGCGATGTGATCGGCGATATCAGCTCGCGCCGGGGAAAAGTCCAGGGAATGACTTCCAAGGGCAACTCCCAGGTCATCGAGGCGCGCGTGCCGTTGTCGCGGATGTTTGGCTACGCGACCGATTTGCGGTCGCGGACCCAGGGCCGGGCGACGTACACGATGCAGTTTTCGCGCTACGAGGAAGTGCCGGAAGGCGTGATTGACGATCGGGCCGTCCGGGAGGCGCGCGCCTGA
- the rpsQ gene encoding 30S ribosomal protein S17 — protein sequence MSERGVTKQREGVVRTDRMAKTVVVELERIVLHARYKKYLRRRTRVKVHDERDECRVGDRVMITECRPLSREKRWRVSRILNRAVTGTAAD from the coding sequence ATGAGTGAGCGTGGTGTCACCAAACAGCGTGAGGGCGTCGTCAGAACGGACCGCATGGCCAAGACCGTGGTGGTCGAGCTCGAGCGGATCGTTCTGCATGCCCGTTACAAGAAATACCTCCGGCGCCGCACCCGGGTGAAGGTTCACGACGAGCGCGACGAGTGTCGGGTGGGGGACCGCGTCATGATCACCGAGTGCAGGCCCCTCAGCCGCGAGAAGCGCTGGCGCGTGAGCCGCATCCTGAACCGCGCGGTGACGGGCACGGCGGCGGACTGA
- the rplP gene encoding 50S ribosomal protein L16, which translates to MLEPKKVKFRKIQKGRRGGSAGRGSELSFGDYGLKCVDRGYITARQIEAARVALTRHLKRHGKVWIRVFPDKPITKKPAEVRMGKGKGPLHAWVAVVKPGKLLFEMEGVQREDAREAFRLASRKLGLATVFVER; encoded by the coding sequence ATGCTTGAGCCGAAGAAGGTCAAATTCCGAAAGATACAGAAGGGGCGCAGGGGCGGCTCCGCCGGCCGCGGGTCGGAGTTGTCCTTCGGCGACTACGGCCTGAAGTGCGTCGACCGCGGTTACATCACGGCGCGCCAGATCGAGGCCGCGCGAGTCGCGTTGACTCGTCATCTGAAGCGGCACGGCAAGGTGTGGATCCGGGTGTTCCCGGACAAGCCCATCACCAAGAAGCCCGCCGAGGTACGCATGGGCAAGGGCAAGGGCCCGCTGCATGCGTGGGTGGCCGTGGTCAAGCCGGGAAAGCTGTTGTTCGAGATGGAAGGGGTCCAGCGGGAGGACGCCAGGGAAGCGTTCCGTCTGGCCTCGCGCAAGCTGGGTCTGGCCACCGTGTTCGTGGAGCGCTAG
- the rpsL gene encoding 30S ribosomal protein S12, translating into MPTINQLVRKGRELQRKKNTAPALQGCPQKRGVCTRVYTSTPKKPNSALRKVARVRLTNGSEVTSYIPGMGHNLQEHSVVLIRGGRVKDLPGVRYHIIRGALDSIGVQERRQGRSKYGAKRPK; encoded by the coding sequence ATGCCTACGATCAATCAGTTAGTGCGCAAGGGGCGCGAGCTCCAGAGAAAGAAGAATACGGCGCCCGCGCTTCAGGGCTGTCCCCAGAAACGGGGCGTGTGCACGCGCGTGTACACCTCGACCCCCAAGAAGCCCAACTCGGCGTTGCGCAAGGTCGCCCGCGTGCGGTTGACCAACGGCAGCGAGGTGACGTCCTACATCCCGGGCATGGGGCACAACCTCCAGGAGCACTCCGTCGTCCTGATCAGGGGCGGCCGGGTGAAGGACCTTCCGGGCGTGCGCTACCACATCATTCGCGGAGCGCTGGACTCCATCGGTGTTCAGGAGCGCCGTCAGGGCCGCTCCAAGTACGGAGCCAAGAGGCCGAAGTAG
- the rpsG gene encoding 30S ribosomal protein S7, which produces MPRKGEIKRRELLPDPKFGDKLVTKFINNMMNRGKKSTAEGILYRSLDIIADKAKTEPLGVFKRAVDNTKPMVEVRSRRVGGATYQVPVEVRPDRRLSLSLRWLISAARSRSEKSMDEKLAAELMDAANQRGNAVKKKEDTHRMAEANRAFAHYRW; this is translated from the coding sequence ATGCCGCGCAAGGGTGAAATAAAGCGAAGAGAGCTGCTGCCCGATCCCAAGTTCGGGGACAAGCTCGTCACGAAGTTCATCAACAACATGATGAACCGCGGCAAGAAGAGCACCGCCGAGGGCATCCTGTACCGTTCGCTGGACATCATCGCGGACAAGGCCAAGACGGAGCCGCTGGGAGTGTTCAAGCGGGCGGTGGACAACACCAAACCGATGGTGGAAGTCCGGTCGCGGCGGGTCGGCGGCGCCACCTACCAGGTGCCGGTGGAGGTGCGTCCGGATCGGCGCCTGTCCCTCAGCCTGCGCTGGCTCATCAGCGCCGCCCGGTCCAGGAGCGAGAAGTCCATGGACGAGAAGCTCGCCGCCGAGTTGATGGACGCCGCCAACCAGCGCGGGAACGCCGTCAAGAAGAAAGAAGACACGCACAGGATGGCCGAGGCGAACCGCGCCTTTGCCCATTACCGCTGGTAG
- the rplB gene encoding 50S ribosomal protein L2, whose translation MSIKNHRPTSPGRRFASGFGFDDITKESPHKPLLRPLRGHGGRNNTGRITKDHRGGGHKRRYRFIDFKRDKMGVPGRVEAIEYDPNRSARVALICYLDGERRYILAPEKLRVGGRIIAGDQGIDIQPGNSLPLKNIPTGTLVHNVELKAGKGGQIVRSAGGSAQVMAKEGFYTLLKLPSGELRNVRSECRATVGEVGNAEFENITFGKAGRTRWLGRRPVTRGIAKNPVDHPHGGGEGRSKGNHPQTPWGKPTKGYRTRGVKPSDKYIVKRRKGQ comes from the coding sequence ATGTCCATCAAGAACCATCGTCCGACTTCTCCCGGCCGCCGTTTTGCTTCAGGCTTCGGGTTCGACGACATCACCAAGGAGTCGCCGCACAAGCCGTTGTTGCGGCCCCTCAGGGGGCACGGCGGACGGAACAACACGGGCCGCATCACCAAGGATCATCGCGGAGGCGGGCACAAGCGGCGCTACCGCTTCATCGACTTCAAGCGCGACAAGATGGGTGTGCCGGGCCGGGTCGAGGCCATCGAGTACGACCCGAACCGTTCGGCCCGGGTGGCGCTCATCTGCTACCTCGACGGCGAGCGGCGCTATATTCTCGCGCCCGAGAAACTCAGGGTCGGCGGCCGGATCATCGCCGGGGACCAGGGCATCGACATTCAGCCGGGCAACTCCCTGCCGCTGAAGAACATCCCCACCGGCACGCTCGTGCACAACGTGGAGCTCAAGGCCGGCAAGGGCGGACAGATCGTCCGCAGCGCCGGAGGCTCCGCCCAGGTGATGGCCAAGGAGGGCTTCTACACGCTGCTCAAGCTGCCGTCCGGGGAGTTGCGCAACGTTCGCTCCGAGTGCCGCGCCACGGTGGGCGAGGTGGGCAACGCCGAGTTCGAGAACATCACGTTCGGGAAGGCGGGGCGCACGCGCTGGCTGGGGCGCCGCCCGGTGACCCGGGGCATCGCGAAGAACCCCGTGGACCATCCGCACGGCGGCGGCGAGGGCCGGTCCAAGGGCAACCACCCGCAGACTCCCTGGGGCAAGCCCACCAAGGGTTACCGGACCCGTGGCGTCAAGCCCTCCGACAAATACATCGTGAAGCGCAGAAAGGGACAGTAG
- the rpsS gene encoding 30S ribosomal protein S19 produces MARSIKKGPFVDDHLMRKIEEMNRAQARRVVKTWSRRSTITPDMIGHTIAVHNGRKFLPVFVTEDMVGHKLGEFSPTRTFYSHAGDRRGDARGVRR; encoded by the coding sequence ATGGCGCGTTCGATCAAGAAAGGTCCTTTCGTGGACGACCACCTGATGCGCAAGATCGAGGAGATGAACCGCGCCCAGGCGCGCCGGGTCGTCAAGACTTGGTCGCGGCGCTCGACCATCACCCCGGACATGATCGGACACACGATCGCGGTCCACAACGGGCGCAAGTTTCTCCCGGTGTTCGTGACCGAGGACATGGTCGGCCACAAGCTCGGAGAGTTCTCGCCCACGCGCACGTTCTACAGTCACGCGGGCGATCGCCGGGGCGACGCCAGGGGCGTGAGGAGATAG
- the rplV gene encoding 50S ribosomal protein L22, translating to MEAHAVTKFARVSPRKMRLVVDQVRGRSVEDALTILKFVPKGCAGIVAKTLRSAVANAENTQSVDVDLLYVKSAQVGQAGMWKRFMPRGMGRANRIRKRLSHLTVVVDERD from the coding sequence ATGGAGGCGCATGCTGTCACGAAGTTTGCCCGGGTCTCGCCCCGCAAGATGCGGCTGGTGGTGGACCAGGTTCGGGGGCGGTCCGTGGAGGACGCGCTGACGATCCTCAAGTTCGTGCCCAAGGGCTGCGCCGGCATCGTCGCCAAGACGCTGCGTTCCGCGGTGGCCAACGCCGAGAACACGCAGAGCGTCGACGTGGACCTCTTGTACGTCAAGAGCGCGCAGGTCGGTCAGGCAGGGATGTGGAAACGCTTCATGCCGCGCGGAATGGGCCGCGCCAACCGGATCCGCAAGCGTTTGAGCCATTTGACCGTCGTGGTGGATGAAAGGGACTGA
- the rpsC gene encoding 30S ribosomal protein S3 codes for MGQKTHPKIFRMRVIETWDSKWYAGHDYPELLHEDLKIKKFLKERLHHAGISKIEIERATNKAKINIHTARPGIVIGKKGAEIEKLKEELAKLSPREAFINIHEVRRPDLDAQLVAENVALQLERRVAFRRAMKESVSRALRMGAQGIRIQCGGRLGGQEIARTEWYREGRVPLHTLRADVSYGLAEAKTTYGVIGVKAWIFRGEILTKQEEQQKASLGL; via the coding sequence ATGGGACAGAAAACGCACCCCAAGATCTTCCGCATGCGCGTGATCGAGACGTGGGACTCGAAGTGGTACGCGGGGCACGACTACCCCGAACTGCTGCACGAGGACCTCAAGATCAAGAAGTTCCTCAAGGAACGGCTGCACCACGCGGGGATCTCGAAGATCGAGATCGAGCGCGCCACCAACAAGGCCAAGATCAACATCCACACCGCGCGCCCGGGCATCGTCATCGGCAAGAAGGGCGCGGAGATCGAGAAGCTCAAGGAAGAATTGGCGAAGCTGTCGCCGCGGGAAGCGTTCATCAACATCCACGAGGTGCGCAGGCCCGATCTCGATGCGCAGTTGGTGGCGGAGAACGTCGCGCTGCAACTGGAGCGCCGCGTGGCTTTCAGGCGCGCCATGAAGGAGAGTGTTTCGCGCGCCTTGCGCATGGGCGCGCAAGGGATCCGCATCCAGTGCGGCGGCCGTCTGGGCGGCCAGGAGATCGCGCGCACGGAGTGGTACCGGGAAGGGCGCGTGCCGCTGCATACCCTGCGCGCCGACGTGAGCTACGGCTTGGCCGAGGCGAAGACGACCTACGGAGTCATCGGCGTCAAGGCGTGGATCTTTCGGGGCGAAATTCTGACGAAGCAGGAAGAGCAGCAGAAGGCATCCCTGGGATTATAG
- the rplW gene encoding 50S ribosomal protein L23 gives MRGVRDAVLGPLISEKGSMLAESTNQVIFKVRPDANKIEIRQQVERLFKVTVLDVRTARYLGKMRRVGRNTGRLPLWKKAYVTLKEGDRIDFFGVG, from the coding sequence ATGAGAGGTGTTCGCGATGCGGTCCTCGGTCCGCTGATCTCCGAAAAGGGCTCGATGTTGGCCGAATCGACCAACCAGGTGATCTTCAAGGTCCGTCCGGATGCCAACAAGATCGAGATCCGGCAGCAGGTGGAGCGCCTGTTCAAGGTGACGGTGCTGGACGTGCGCACGGCGCGCTACTTGGGCAAGATGCGCCGCGTGGGCAGGAATACCGGACGGTTGCCGTTGTGGAAGAAGGCATATGTGACCCTCAAGGAGGGTGACCGCATCGATTTCTTCGGTGTCGGTTAA
- the rplC gene encoding 50S ribosomal protein L3, which yields MSKMMGLIGTKIGMSQVFDDTGNVIPVTVVETGPCVVVQKKDVGRDGYNALQLGFGKQKNQRVNRPLRGHMAKAEKGSFRFLREFRVDDVSGYDVGQELTVADLAEPGDLVDVTGTSKGRGFTGVMKRWDFRGVSRTHGSHEYFRHGGSIGACAYPGKVFKGKRMAGQWGNERVSVQNLRVVGVRPERNLLLVKGAIPGANGGMVLIRRAVKG from the coding sequence ATCAGCAAAATGATGGGTCTCATTGGAACAAAGATCGGCATGAGTCAGGTCTTCGACGACACGGGCAACGTGATTCCCGTGACCGTCGTGGAGACGGGGCCGTGCGTGGTGGTGCAAAAGAAGGACGTCGGCAGGGACGGATACAACGCGCTGCAACTGGGCTTCGGCAAGCAGAAGAACCAGCGGGTGAACCGCCCTCTGCGCGGCCACATGGCCAAGGCGGAGAAGGGCTCCTTCCGTTTCCTGCGCGAGTTCCGTGTGGACGACGTCTCGGGCTACGACGTGGGCCAGGAGCTCACGGTGGCGGATCTCGCGGAACCCGGAGACCTGGTGGACGTCACCGGCACCTCCAAGGGGCGCGGCTTCACGGGAGTCATGAAGCGGTGGGATTTCCGCGGCGTCTCCCGCACCCACGGTTCGCACGAGTATTTTCGCCACGGCGGCTCCATCGGTGCCTGCGCCTATCCGGGCAAGGTGTTCAAGGGCAAGAGGATGGCCGGGCAGTGGGGCAACGAGAGAGTCTCGGTGCAGAACCTTCGGGTAGTGGGCGTGCGCCCGGAACGAAACCTTCTTCTGGTCAAGGGCGCCATACCGGGCGCCAACGGCGGGATGGTTCTCATCCGGCGCGCCGTCAAGGGATAG